In a single window of the Streptococcus ilei genome:
- a CDS encoding ABC transporter permease, whose protein sequence is MLHTIQADFYRLFRSKGFWITEAILVLNILSGVIFGVAGHAGVNTESKIPLTTEVWTGFKALINYSASISMTILFTIIVITLVLGTDLTQNLYKNSLAYGVSRTSYYFAKSAVVLTIALFQFLVSYGLVFSIATLYNGLGTMPDHFFSHFGLTLLIQFLSTLAWVSIISFLLYASQSITLAFVGYFVGNIFLSLPALFFKDIDILHYLNLEFQYSMVQSTTATNNTLSIALGFILVFGFLGLATFKHKDL, encoded by the coding sequence ATGTTGCATACCATTCAAGCAGATTTTTATAGACTTTTTCGCTCCAAAGGTTTTTGGATTACAGAAGCCATTCTCGTTCTCAACATCCTGTCTGGAGTCATCTTTGGAGTTGCTGGACACGCCGGTGTCAATACGGAATCAAAAATCCCCCTAACGACAGAAGTTTGGACGGGTTTTAAAGCCTTGATCAACTACTCCGCCAGCATCAGTATGACCATTCTCTTTACTATTATTGTCATCACCCTGGTCCTGGGAACAGATTTAACACAAAATTTATACAAGAATAGTCTAGCCTATGGTGTCTCTCGCACTAGCTACTACTTTGCTAAAAGTGCTGTTGTCTTGACCATTGCTCTTTTCCAATTTCTCGTTTCTTATGGTCTTGTCTTCTCGATCGCGACCCTCTACAATGGACTTGGCACCATGCCTGACCACTTCTTCTCTCATTTTGGCTTGACCCTTCTGATTCAGTTCCTCTCCACCTTGGCTTGGGTCAGCATTATTTCCTTCCTCCTTTACGCCAGCCAATCTATCACCTTGGCTTTCGTTGGCTACTTTGTTGGAAATATCTTCTTAAGCCTTCCTGCGCTCTTCTTTAAAGACATCGACATTTTGCACTATCTAAACTTGGAATTCCAATATTCCATGGTCCAAAGTACGACAGCAACCAACAATACCCTCTCTATCGCCCTTGGATTCATCCTTGTTTTCGGCTTCCTGGGACTCGCTACTTTCAAACACAAAGATTTATAA